Genomic segment of Populus nigra chromosome 14, ddPopNigr1.1, whole genome shotgun sequence:
CAAACATGTCGACTCTGATCAACTGGTCCTGGGCTTGATATGCTTTCTTGTTGTCAAAGTTTTGTGTCAGAtagttatttttcatcattttactgTCTTCTGAAAGGTCCAAGAGCTTTGTTGATGGTGTTTCTtgtgctctttcttttttgtgggATGGAGCGCAGCCTGACCAGGGAAATAGTGGAGATTCTAACCATTGACACAAGGCCTGGTTGGAAGAAGGGCACGGAGATCACTTTCGAAGAGAAAGGGAATGAAAGACCAAATGTAACACCTGCTGATGTTGTCTTCATTGTTGATGAAAATCCCCACTCTGAGTTTACTCGTGATGGAAATGACTTGATCGTCACTCGAAGGATTTCTGTAACCGAAGCCTTTACAGGCTACACTGTCCATGTTACAACCTTGGATGGCAGGAATTTAACCCTTCCGATCAATGATGTGATCCATCCCAACTATCAGAAGGTTGTCCCGAATGAAGGGATGCCGATCCTCGGCGACCCAACAAAGAGAGggattttgaaaatcaagtttgatatcAGGTTCCCAACAAGGGTTACTGCAGAGCAGAAGGCAGGAATCAGGAGACTCTTTGGTCCTTGAGATCTCAATATCAGCATGTGAGACATCTCCTATGGGAAGGAAGCCTTTGGATTGGCATCCTCTTGCTGcagtttgtgtttgtgtttgtgtgtgtctGTGTGAAGTATGGCATCTTGCTGAGATGTTTTAATGCAGGGTTTGACCATCTTCTTAATAATGTTCTTAATGAAAACTGGTTTCCCTTATTGTTGCTGAATCTTTCCTTTCTTGACAGTAAAAGGCACAATTTGAAAGAGCATTTACTTCATTTAATTTCTCATATTATGATAAAATCTTTAGCCCATGGATGacattcaaatatataatttatattattttttaatgatattgaaCATCTGAGTCCATCAAAAAATAGCTGGTggattaaaaagaattttttgttAGAAGATTAACAAAGAAGATTGAAGAGCTTTTCGATAGTCACAATGATGATTGAATCAAAGTAGAGATTTTTGGGTTTACGTGTTATTGCAAGCATATAGATTTTGAGGTTCAAAATGTAACTTTGGTGTTCCTTAGTTACTGTAAAACTCAGGTTTAATAGTATATCTCACCttttaatcttgaaatttcCTTTATGTAGtccttttacttcttttttatagtttggtccctttgtaaaatgttttttgccaGCTGATGGCATGATCTATTGAAATTTAGactacatcaaaaaaatataattaaaaaatctatatactCTTGaatcacaattattaaactcaatttgacTTAATAGATCAATTAGGCTCATCCAACCTCTGGTCCAGgtctgatttaaaaaaaataattcaagattaatttgatttgacttgatcGATCTAATAAAtcaacatataataaaattaaaatctaacttaatttaaaaaattaaaaaaaaattattttaaattgatcgaGTTAACATGCTCGAACCGTGACTGACTTGAGCCCCAGGCAAAGCTGAATTTAGTAACTTGGACCTAAATACAACAAAAGATAATCAAGTCGATTCAAGGGTATTGACCCAACCATAAGCAAAAGGACCAAAATAGAGAAAGATTAAAAGTATAAGGATGGATTTAACAGCAACACAAAGCAAggtacaataaaaaatagaggtgCAAATTTAGCATTAACCCAAATCCTAAACACCACAAACCCCCAAATATTACTGCTCTACCTCCACCATCATCACATTACCGTAAATTAACAGAATAAAAGCGAGCGAGCAAACCACCCCAGGATTTTTTTGAAGTAGAAAAACCAAGATAAGCAAagtgaagaagagaaagagaggaggaggaggaggaggaggaggaggaggaggaggcagcAGCAACGCAATGGGAGTGGATTACTACAAGATATTGCAAGTTGATAAGACCGCAAAAGATGATGATTTGAAGAAAGCTTATAGGAAATTAGCCATGAAATGGCATCCTGATAAGAacccaaataacaaaaaagaagctGAGGCTCAGTTCAAGCAAATCTCTGAAGCCTATGATGTATGTACCTACCCTTGATGCCAATTGCTTTATGATTAGATTTTGTGATCTgggtttgttttaaaattgtataacCTTGCTGAAATTTGTGGGCattgatttctttatttcttgtttaGATGTGTGCTTGTATGACATTATATATTCTGTGATCTgggtttttgttaaatttgataatCGTACTGAAATTTGtggattttgattattttggttAATGTTtagatttaaatgaaaaaaaaattgtcttttattgggtttttgtgatttttttccctgTATCGGGTTCTCACCTTAGCCTGTTGTTTCAGGATTATCTGTGTATTGTAAATCATAACttcaaagtttcaatctttaatGGCATTAATCATCATAAAACCTTGTGGGTTCTGAGTTTTGGATCTGTAGACTACCCAATTAGAAGCAATGCTGAGGGTGCATAATTTTACTGAAAAATGCggaatttgattgtttttgttcATGGTTAGATAAAAAAGTTTGCATCTTTACTGTGATCTCGTGCTTAAACTTCTGGGATTTGAAGTTCTGTTGTGTTTATTAGAGTTATCAAGAGGAATTAACTGtttcttgtaaaataataaGTCCAGAGTTTGAGTCTATAAAGGCACCAGGAATTCTCTGTAATGCAGTTCTAGACTGGTCAAAATCGAAATTCACGGTAAAGAtatattgtttgattgtttttgtattgaaaCTTAATGTTTTATCATACAGGTTCTTAGTGATCCACAGAAAAGAGTAGTATATGACCAATATGGTGAAGAGGGTTTAAAGGGTCAAGTACCACCACCCGGTGCTGGTGGTGCTGGTCCTGGTCCTGGTGGAGCTTCATTCTTTTCTGCTGGAGATGGGCCCGCATCATTTAGGTTCAATCCTCGAAATGCTGATGAcatttttgcagaatttttcGGGTTTTCAAGTCCATTTGGTGGGATGGGAGGTGGCAGTGGAGGCATGAGAGGGACAAGGTTCCCAGGTGGGATGTTTGGTGATGATATCTTTAGTTCTTTTGGTGAAGGAGGTGGAGGGTCAATGCATCAAAGTGCTCCTAGAAAAGCTCCTCCAATTGAGAATAAGCTGCGTTGTAGCCTTGAAGAGCTTTACAAGGGAGCTAGCAGGAGAATGAAGATATCTAGGGAGACTTTTGATGCTAGTGGGTGAGTATTAAGAATTGCCTTTTATGTTAATTACCTTTCCCCTTGGTTTGTATCTGAAATATGGTTCCTTTTAGTTTGGATTTctggatttctgttttttttttttttttttatcaaattgagCATCAACATTTCATTGCCTAACGGGATTTACTTGGTAGATTAAAGAATCAAGAGCATTTTGTTTTCTGAGATATCACTTCTTATGCGTTTAGCATAATCAATGTTCTTTTAATGTTTCCAGAGATCTGTGGGATTGGTTGGCAGATCATTTTGCAATCTAGTGAAAGCCTTTAAAGCTttttcaatgatgttttttgttCAGAGCTCTACTTGCTACTTGCTAGTTCAATTCACTGAActtttagttttcttcttttgcagCAAGCTCGTGCCAGTGGAGGAGATTCTAACCATTGACATAAAGCCAGGTTGGAAGAAAGGCACTAAGATCACCTTCCCTGAGAAAGGGAATGAACAGCAACATATTATACCAGCAGATCTAGTCttcattattgatgaaaaaccCCACCCCATGTTCAGTCGAGATGGTAACGACTTGATCCTCTCACAGAAGATATCTTTATCTGAAGCTCTGACAGGTTACACTGTCCATCTCACAACCTTAGATGGAAGGAATTTGACTATTCCCATCAACACCGTGATTCATCCAAACTATGAGGAGGTTGTTCCAAAGGAAGGGATGCCAATCCCAAAAGACCCCACAAAGAGAGGGAATTTGAGAATCAAGTTCAGCATCAAGTTTCCAACAAGGCTAACTTCAGAGCAGAAGGCAGGAATCAAATCTCTCATGGGACCTTGAGATCAATGTTAGAATGCGATGCCCCTTCACAGAAATGGAACGCTTTTTGTGAATAGGCATTTTAGGAATTACGGAACAGAATTTAGCATTCGGATTGGATTGGCTTTTCTTGATACATAACTTGTTATTTATGGTGTCAGCTTTTGATAGTTTCTATTTTTGGTAAATTCTATAATGCCTTCCCCTTACCCTTgtaatgcttttcttttttcgcGTAATAAGTGTTTCTTTTATGGCAAAACTTCCACTGAATTCTGCAAAACACTTGGTGCATTTTATAATTAAGCTCCGTTTGTCAcggttttcttataaaataaatttttgaaaagtaaattattttttatgtttaatactGTAATATAGAATAAgtcgaaaaatattttttaattttggttatataatgaaaaataaggttaaaaataaattattaaattttttaaaatttattaaaataatgagaaataaattttataaattaaaaagtcaaatgaaaatgaaatttaaaaaatatatataattttataaattattttaaataaaataaatagcattcaaaataatagatatcaaatctaatagataaaaaagttaaaaaattaaaaaatatataattttataaattatttcaaataaaataaataatattcaaaataataagaatcaaatctaatagataaaaaaatcttaattaaaaaatgataaaaaaaaaaagtaaataatattcataaaaataagattcaaagttgatataaaaatcaaattttaaggaatgatattgaagaagaaaaagattcaaaacaaaaaatatagtaatcaaaaatttaaaaatcaaatttgatatgattaacaaataacatgacatttctaaatttttctcaacttctggaaagtgttttccagctaaaataaaaggaaaacacttttatagaaatcaagccaaattttcttttaactagaaagtatttttcattaactaacttttctaataataaataaatataaaaaaacatgaaaaataattttcaaaaaactactttccataAAAACGAACGAGGCATCAGTAGTTTAGCCATAGTTTTGAAAACTAGCCCGGCCCAACGGGTCGACTCGTGACTTGGCCGACCTGGGACTGGAATCGGACTgggtttagaaaaaataatttttaaaatttatttttaatatagcatataaaaacaattcaaaatcataaaaaaaatattaatttaaaacaaacaaaaaatcaaatttaaaaaaaaaaacactacattGCCACATAAACAAACACCACCAATTGACATTCCATTTAGCCTTTACCTTCAAAAGCCTTTCCAAAATACTAACACGATCATTAACCGGCACAGACAAGAGATGTATTTCCAAGATGATTGAAaacctgatatatatatatatatatatatatatatatcgtttcctttttgaaaatatttccGGGTAACAATTGGAAAttgaaaaccttaaaaaaaggaACCGAAACCATATATTCACAAAGCACGTCACTCTCTCTTTTAAATAACAACAGTGAAAAGCTATGGCTGTTGCTACTAAGAAACCTGTAAAGCTTGGTTTGGAGAAACCTCGAGAACAAATTCATCGaatatggattattttttcttcaatgaacATCAAGAATCTTAAAAAAGGttgtttttactttgtttttcaatttattaactAGGGTATTTTTTCCTTTCGTTTTTAATTCCttgtgtttttgtgttttgttttttgtttttaattccgCACAGACAAGAGGTTGTTTTTACTGCTTCCTCTATAATTACATTAACTTCAATTACAGTGTGAGCAGCAGATTTCAGTAAAGAATACAAATCAAGGAATTGACTATTTCTCCTGCATCAGCAATATTCTACACTTTTAAGGTTATTTCTCTAGTCACTGAAATCTGAAGATGAAGATTCGGTACCATCTTGGGCCCCATTTTGTCCTCCATCCCTGATTCCATCCTCATCGGAGTCCCTGTTGATGTATTCCTCAACATCCAAGTCCCCAagttcatcttcatcttcattcatggcatcatcatcatcatcttcttcattgcTGTCAATATTATAATCACTTCCCTCCAGCAAGTCATCAGACTTGCCATTAAAACCACCTGCATAGTCATCCACTACCTGGTCATCATATTCATCTCCTGATGCAggaatattttcattttcatcattgtaCTCAGATCTTTCAGAGCTGCTGGCATTTTCAGCATCCTCCGTGTGGAGCCTTGTTTCATCACCATTCCGGACATGCCTTCCCATGCGTCTTGTCGACTGTTCATACAGAGTTTCTTTGGGGATCTTTCTCTCAGGAATGATCTCAGCCGCTTTCTTGACTGCTTTTTGCCTACTTCTAATGCTGCGACGTCCACTTTTACGTCCTCCACGGCCACGAGGTCGTCCCGTCCATGACAATACCTTCTCTAATCTGTCACTACTTCTGGAAGCACTTCTCTTGCTGGATTCAGATCTGGAACCAATAATCCTTGTTTGTGATCTCCCACCACGAATGCGACCTCGACCCCTGCCCCGGATCCCTTGTTCACGGCCCAACCCAGCTAACCCAATCCCTACATCAACCCAATCATCTTCTTGAAGTAACCCAGCTTGATGCGGGATTTCAATGGTTTCATTATCTGGGGTGTTCTTCATGACAGCATACTTGGAAGGCAGCTTCTAATaaaaagtcaaagaaaaaagagtcaggAATATAATACGAGTGAACTTAGAATTTTTAAATGAGAGATTTATGTTCTGGGCCAGCATAGGTGTAAAAGTTCATTGCAGAAGAACACACCTTCCCAAAATCCAGTAGTTCCATCTTAAACACCCTCTATAGGCTAAAATGAAATGTCATAATTACCACTTTCCTCTAAGCTTTTTACAACAAGGGATAATTAATAGTGGTTCTCTGCCCATCATTTTTTAGCCTAGATTTACATCTGAAACCAATAAACTATGTTGCTTCAAGAGAATTTAAGGTTGTATTTGGTTAGTGTTCCGGGACAGAAGGATAGAAACATGTTTGATTGGAGGGACAGTCAGAGACAATATCCCATACATGGTTTCTTCTATCTCAAGACAGTAACCAAAAGCTTTCTAAAAGCTTCAGACCTACATCCCTTGCTTTTAGTATTAGTGTTTCTAATCTCAGGTTTCTTTCTACTTCAAGATGCACATTTAATGACCAAGAGACAACTCATTGGAAGCATGACTTCATGACATCAGTCTATAGCTAAAAAAGGCATaagctcttcttttttttttctcaaatgacAAACTAATGAAACATGCAAATGGTTTTTGTTTATCATATCATCAAGCACAAACCTTCTGAAATGGTGGGTTACTCACAATAAAGTTCCCAGCGCTCCTGTCCTTCTGAGGCTCCAGTTTCTGATGCAGCATGTATGAGATGGATGCATCAAATTCAATGACCCTTAGAGCTACAGCAGCTGTTGTTTGTGGTAACCATGGAAGAACAGGAGCAGTTCCTGTATTGAAAGAATCATGAGCAGCACATCCAGATGGGTCAGATGAGCTCAAAAGTTCACTGCTGGTTTCATAGTTCGAAGACAAATAATCCCTCTTCATGCCAACCTCCAACAGTGTCAGAATCTGAGGAAGAGAAATGTACACTTGCATCTTAATATGTtctccaaattaattttaacgaGGAGACTAGAAAAGGAGAATGAAGCAATTAGCTCAGTATAGCATTTTGTCAAAAAAAGACAGATGATAAAGTAAAAAATCACCAAGTGAATGTAGTGTTGTAGCATTACATGTTAACGGAAGTAGATTAGAAATACTCTAAATGCAATAAACACAGTGATTTCAATTAACTTCCACTCAACACGTGAACAGATAATGAATCAACATTCAAATTTCACCCTCATTTTGATATTACATACAGAGCTTATCCAACAAATTGATACCAATATCAGTCCCTGGAAGCATGAAATAAATTTCAAACTCTTGCACCTGTCCAGATAATGCAATTTACTTATTCACACTATTCATGATGCATTCCATGGACCCAATCATGCACACACTAAGATTTAGCGAGATGGCAATATAACCAATCCATCAACGGTATTCTGGAACTGAAAATTAAAGAGCATATAGTTATAAGTAGGCATTTATTTTTGCTGTGAATATTTCTGGACTACCACTATCATTGCTATTAAATCTGCCGCCATGAATGAGTGTTACACTCATCATTTGACACCAAAATTTTCTGTAAAAACAGGGAGGGGGGGTGTTCCTCTATTGTTTATTGGCCAGTTGCACTTATTTCAACATGAAAGCACAATCATCATCATAGGATGCAAGGATCATCTCAAATGCTAAGCAGTAGTTCCAATATCCTAGGTTCATGTCTTCATAATCCAAGTAGACAGGAGAACACAAAAATTCATGCCACAAACAAGGCCAAACATAAACCTGAAGTAGGTCGTCAACACATGATGAGGACTGCAGCTTCATACCCCAAGATTTCCGGTAGCCATTGGTCCAAACAGGTTGGAGAGCTACTGGCAGAACCGAAACCTGCCAACCCAAAGCACACAAAATTTAAGAAAGCAATAATAAAGAGGTGACATACTCATAGTTTTAAATTGCGGGTTTTGATCGCAATAGTGGTTGCGGTCAAGGATCACCAATAACGGTACTATAACACTGAATAACTATAACTATTACGAGGTGCTCCGATTCTGTAAATAATGGCTGTTATTTAAAACTGTGGACTTTCTTGCCACGCTTTGAGCCATTATATTGATATGTGGCACGGAGGATATGTCTAATTCAAACCATAATATTGAGGGCACTTGCCTCTATCAAAGCTAGTAGCGATTTTAACAATCTGATCCTCGGTGGAAAAGATATGCTACACAAAGCACTGTCAGGGTCCATCTTTAGCTTCCTTTCACAATGAGCCACATGTTCAGAAAAATTCAAGCCAGACTGAGAGGCGTGCGTCTTGTGGCAAGAAGGACAATGGTTGTCTTCAAAAAAGTAAGTGTCGTGGCAGTAATCACAAACAACAAGCAGTTGCGTGCATCTTTTCTTCTCATACTTCATGGCACACAAGACTGAAGACTTGAAGCATTCTTTCCACATCCACTTCTCAAAATCTTGAAATCTCTTCAAggtgtgatttttttcaatttcattccttccAAGCTCAATTGTGAAAGATGTTGAGGTCTCAGACATATCAGAATCTGGAACACACACAGTGCTGCGTGGACTATCCATACCAGTGCCAGATTCAGGGCCAGCAGCCATTTCAACAGCTTCAGCTTTGATTGGATCTTTGCTTTGTCCTTCAGCTTCAGCCATTCTCCTCCTCATAGTTTCCTTGAAAGGCACCTCAATCTTTTGCAGCATTGCATGCAAATGGGATTCCCTAACCCCACGTACATCCAAAGATGACAGCAGAGTATCAAAACCCTGCATGAATAtcataaaaatgatgaaaacaaacgaaagaaaaatgaaaaatgcattTGTAGGCAGAGAACTTATAGAGCACTAGCCATTGTTTCATGgtgaaaaaagtttaaaatgaaCTTGAACAGGGAACTTATATGTTCCACATACATGGTAAAATCAACACCTTGCATTAGTGTGCACAAGTGGTCTGATTTGTACATAGAGACTTATATGGTGAACTGCCACATGTAACTCAACGAAGTAAAATACCTCTTCATAATCAATAAGCCTCCAGCGACCATCATGTAACTCAACGAAGATCCTGCCACAACCAGGATCATTGCAGGAAGCAGATGTGGTGAACTGCCAGTATCGATTACGCCTGCGATCCTGACCAAGGGGCAATGATCTATATACATACATCTCTTCTGCCCTGTGACCAATAACAGATTTTAACTGTGAACGTGATTTTTCAGCAATATGTCCTGCTTGCTGATATGTCAGATTATCTGGACCGGCGGATAAATCTTGCATTTGCATGTTTCCTTCAAATGGCATATTATTTAGATAATTCATGTCACTCTGCTGGTCACTTAACTGTTCTTGCTGAACAGATACATTCACAGGCATCCCATTACACCTGTCATCAACACTTACCATTGGGCTTTGTCTACCCTCTGTGGCAGAAATTGTTTGGTTAGGTTCCATCTTGTTCCCTGTAAATGATGAATATTGTGTCCTCGTGACAAACTCTTCCTTCATACGACGTTTATCAAGTTGTGCTTCTGCCCACATTTGCTTCTTTAGCGCATTTGCTGCTTCTAAGCGTTCCTGAACAAGTCTCATCTGAGATTAGAGACAAGCATATagcatttttttaagatttcattagaaacaaaaggaaattatACCTCAAGGGCAACACGGATGGAGTTTCCTTCAATTGCCACACCAATCAATGCAACAAGCGCATTAAGACGCTCCTCAACACTCAGATCAGAGTATTCCCCTTCTACAAGTCCTTGAACCCATGGCTCACCCAGGTTGTTTTCATCAATATCTACATCTTGATCAGGAATGGTGTGGATTTCAGCAACATCTACAGATTCATCTATTGAAGAACCAGCACCCTTTAACTCATTAGTGCCTTCAGAATGTAGGGAAGTCAAACCCGCTCTGACTTTCTCAAGGCGGACTTGTGGAGTTTTGAGACCACCACTCTCCTTTACATTCCCCAAGACTGTTTTCCCATTAAATTCATTAGTTTCAGGAGAATCATGAGCCACTTTCTTAGAATCCAATCCAGTACCTAAATCATCAATCTCATGATCCTCTGCCACATCACTTTCAGAATCTTCATCTCTTTCAGCATCATCAGCATCTTCTCCATCTACAATACCACTTTTAAATGTCCTAATTCTTTCTCTGGCAGCAGAAAGTATTGTATCAGTATCAGCTGGGTCCTTCCTGTATGCAGGACGTATACAATATGTTGAAGGAGCCGTCCTCTCAAAAAGTTTAGAATCCCTTGACAAAGCAGCAGCAATTGACGCTTCAGGTGTCTTGCTTGTTGTAAGATCCCTCAGCCCAGATTTcttaccaaacataaaaaaaaaaaaaaaaaagaggaaagtgaATAGCTAAGGCAATTTCACGCAATGGAGGGAAGAATATAAAGAGTTGCCATTATAAAAGTACCTGAATCTTGTCTGCTACTTCTAATATGGTCAAACCCTTGCTCCCCTCAAGAGAGAGAACATGAAACGCTGCAAATTTAACAGTACCAGGAGTTAGGCGATGCCTAGATCTGCGTGGATTAGAAAATCCCCTTTCTTGCATAATGGAAACAGCATTTTCAACGGCTGCTCCATTCCGTAAATTAGTAATTACATCTTCACCATCATTACCCTGAATTTTAatgacaaaaggaaaaaaaaaaagaaactatgaggaaaaccaaagtaaaaaaaaataacaataggaATGAGAAGTGTATGCCCTGAAATGCATGCAATATCTCTTAAGTATTATTGTAAGAAATTTTCTGCACAATTATtagacatgtttttttctttttaattttgacatgtGACTTCAGGAAAGCAGAACATAGAACTTCTTAGCAATCAGAATCATTATGAGATTGTGTTCCTCCAAGCTTCCTAAGTAGATAAATTGAAATTCCTCAAGCTTGGCCTAAAAACTGGAACTCATTCGGACAGGCAACCATGCCACCATGCACGTGCAGCATAAAAAATCGATAGCACAAGCTacattatttttacatttatcAGACAATCCTCATGTCAATCAAAAGTGACAGCACATCTCAAACTATCAGATGTCAGATCCCATGTGGTCAAGCAAATATATTTGACCAACAAGTCAAGCAACAGAAGTAGAGCTAGCCAACCACAAACTGAAgagaattttaaaacaaaacagaaatgaaaataaGGTCGAGTACCAGTATGTATGCCCCCATATTGAAAAATAGAAACCTTAAGGACCAATAGAACAAACAATAAGATACACCGGTTTCACAATATAACAAATACTGAAGCAGAAGTAATCCTTAGTATAAGCTGTTTGGTAAATAAGTCACCCTACAAGGACTACAGCATTCTAGACAACAACAAATCTGATATATGTTGTACAAAACTATGATAAATGCTCGTCTTTAGAGAAAAGCAACAATCAAACTTGGAAAACAGTCCAAGCTTTCAT
This window contains:
- the LOC133673417 gene encoding homeobox-DDT domain protein RLT2-like isoform X1, with protein sequence MEEAAGGGGVEVEAKKKTPGEGESKSKRKMKSASQLEILEKTYSVDTYPSEAARAELSVQLGLSDRQLQMWFCHRRLKDRKAPLVKRPRKESPSPAGMPGGGEMGVVAEVGNEHGSGSSPFVLGVDPRRAVGRPTGVAVPRISADVQAMKRYYEPQQSIADLRAIAFVEAQLGEPLREDGPILGMEFDPLPPDAFGAPIGSATTGQQKQSVRIFEANLYERPDVKPIKSTTRTLHEYQFLPQQPTVRAEAYERAAPSCQYGSSADVHNVKTESISATLPFMHANEQVSSGYGLSNQVPSLSLMPQESRQGHLLPSTTGEYETVIQKCSFTNIGMDAQSGAHLVTALDNPYMSSDRRVTHDEDALQMQRKRKSEEARIAREVEAHEKRIRKELEKQNILRRKREEQMRKEMEKHDRERRKEEERLLREKQREVERYQREQKRELERREKFLQKESIRVEKMRQKEELRREKEAARQKAATERAIARRMAKESMELIDDERLELMEMAASSKGLPSIIPLDFETLQNLDLFRDKLTEFPPKSVLLKRPFLIHPWNDSEENVGNLLMVWRFLITFADVLGIWPFTLDEFVQAFHDYDSRLLSEVHVALLKSIIKDIEDVARTPATGLGPNQNGAANPGGGHPQIVEGAYAWGFDLRSWQRHLNPLTWPEILRQFGLSAGFGPQLKKRNVDQAYLRDDNEGNDGEDVITNLRNGAAVENAVSIMQERGFSNPRRSRHRLTPGTVKFAAFHVLSLEGSKGLTILEVADKIQKSGLRDLTTSKTPEASIAAALSRDSKLFERTAPSTYCIRPAYRKDPADTDTILSAARERIRTFKSGIVDGEDADDAERDEDSESDVAEDHEIDDLGTGLDSKKVAHDSPETNEFNGKTVLGNVKESGGLKTPQVRLEKVRAGLTSLHSEGTNELKGAGSSIDESVDVAEIHTIPDQDVDIDENNLGEPWVQGLVEGEYSDLSVEERLNALVALIGVAIEGNSIRVALEERLEAANALKKQMWAEAQLDKRRMKEEFVTRTQYSSFTGNKMEPNQTISATEGRQSPMVSVDDRCNGMPVNVSVQQEQLSDQQSDMNYLNNMPFEGNMQMQDLSAGPDNLTYQQAGHIAEKSRSQLKSVIGHRAEEMYVYRSLPLGQDRRRNRYWQFTTSASCNDPGCGRIFVELHDGRWRLIDYEEGFDTLLSSLDVRGVRESHLHAMLQKIEVPFKETMRRRMAEAEGQSKDPIKAEAVEMAAGPESGTGMDSPRSTVCVPDSDMSETSTSFTIELGRNEIEKNHTLKRFQDFEKWMWKECFKSSVLCAMKYEKKRCTQLLVVCDYCHDTYFFEDNHCPSCHKTHASQSGLNFSEHVAHCERKLKMDPDSALCSISFPPRIRLLKSLLALIEVSVLPVALQPVWTNGYRKSWGMKLQSSSCVDDLLQILTLLEVGMKRDYLSSNYETSSELLSSSDPSGCAAHDSFNTGTAPVLPWLPQTTAAVALRVIEFDASISYMLHQKLEPQKDRSAGNFIVSNPPFQKKLPSKYAVMKNTPDNETIEIPHQAGLLQEDDWVDVGIGLAGLGREQGIRGRGRGRIRGGRSQTRIIGSRSESSKRSASRSSDRLEKVLSWTGRPRGRGGRKSGRRSIRSRQKAVKKAAEIIPERKIPKETLYEQSTRRMGRHVRNGDETRLHTEDAENASSSERSEYNDENENIPASGDEYDDQVVDDYAGGFNGKSDDLLEGSDYNIDSNEEDDDDDAMNEDEDELGDLDVEEYINRDSDEDGIRDGGQNGAQDGTESSSSDFSD
- the LOC133673417 gene encoding homeobox-DDT domain protein RLT2-like isoform X2 produces the protein MEEAAGGGGVEVEAKKKTPGEGESKSKRKMKSASQLEILEKTYSVDTYPSEAARAELSVQLGLSDRQLQMWFCHRRLKDRKAPLVKRPRKESPSPAGMPGGGEMGVVAEVGNEHGSGSSPFVLGVDPRRAVGRPTGVAVPRISADVQAMKRYYEPQQSIADLRAIAFVEAQLGEPLREDGPILGMEFDPLPPDAFGAPIGSATTGQQKQSVRIFEANLYERPDVKPIKSTTRTLHEYQFLPQQPTVRAEAYERAAPSCQYGSSADVHNVKTESISATLPFMHANEQVSSGYGLSNQVPSLSLMPQESRQGHLLPSTTGEYETVIQKCSFTNIGMDAQSGAHLVTALDNPYMSSDRRVTHDEDALQMQRKRKSEEARIAREVEAHEKRIRKELEKQNILRRKREEQMRKEMEKHDRERRKEEERLLREKQREVERYQREQKRELERREKFLQKESIRVEKMRQKEELRREKEAARQKAATERAIARRMAKESMELIDDERLELMEMAASSKGLPSIIPLDFETLQNLDLFRDKLTEFPPKSVLLKRPFLIHPWNDSEENVGNLLMVWRFLITFADVLGIWPFTLDEFVQAFHDYDSRLLSEVHVALLKSIIKDIEDVARTPATGLGPNQNGAANPGGGHPQIVEGAYAWGFDLRSWQRHLNPLTWPEILRQFGLSAGFGPQLKKRNVDQAYLRDDNEGNDGEDVITNLRNGAAVENAVSIMQERGFSNPRRSRHRLTPGTVKFAAFHVLSLEGSKGLTILEVADKIQKSGLRDLTTSKTPEASIAAALSRDSKLFERTAPSTYCIRPAYRKDPADTDTILSAARERIRTFKSGIVDGEDADDAERDEDSESDVAEDHEIDDLGTGLDSKKVAHDSPETNEFNGKTVLGNVKESGGLKTPQVRLEKVRAGLTSLHSEGTNELKGAGSSIDESVDVAEIHTIPDQDVDIDENNLGEPWVQGLVEGEYSDLSVEERLNALVALIGVAIEGNSIRVALEERLEAANALKKQMWAEAQLDKRRMKEEFVTRTQYSSFTGNKMEPNQTISATEGRQSPMVSVDDRCNGMPVNVSVQQEQLSDQQSDMNYLNNMPFEGNMQMQDLSAGPDNLTYQQAGHIAEKSRSQLKSVIGHRAEEMYVYRSLPLGQDRRRNRYWQFTTSASCNDPGCGRIFVELHDGRWRLIDYEEGFDTLLSSLDVRGVRESHLHAMLQKIEVPFKETMRRRMAEAEGQSKDPIKAEAVEMAAGPESGTGMDSPRSTVCVPDSDMSETSTSFTIELGRNEIEKNHTLKRFQDFEKWMWKECFKSSVLCAMKYEKKRCTQLLVVCDYCHDTYFFEDNHCPSCHKTHASQSGLNFSEHVAHCERKLKMDPDSALCSISFPPRIRLLKSLLALIEVSVLPVALQPVWTNGYRKSWGMKLQSSSCVDDLLQILTLLEVGMKRDYLSSNYETSSELLSSSDPSGCAAHDSFNTGTAPVLPWLPQTTAAVALRVIEFDASISYMLHQKLEPQKDRSAGNFIKLPSKYAVMKNTPDNETIEIPHQAGLLQEDDWVDVGIGLAGLGREQGIRGRGRGRIRGGRSQTRIIGSRSESSKRSASRSSDRLEKVLSWTGRPRGRGGRKSGRRSIRSRQKAVKKAAEIIPERKIPKETLYEQSTRRMGRHVRNGDETRLHTEDAENASSSERSEYNDENENIPASGDEYDDQVVDDYAGGFNGKSDDLLEGSDYNIDSNEEDDDDDAMNEDEDELGDLDVEEYINRDSDEDGIRDGGQNGAQDGTESSSSDFSD